A stretch of Aerococcus christensenii DNA encodes these proteins:
- a CDS encoding adhesin domain containing protein, translating to MGVKFDPKKERTYAGVTVNSSGSNLNIKQKFGDPESIESAKPGTELGVDNPPVSDQAEATMDIDVKRSKIASLAIAGTENDLKLINSINHVYIEKDKEDAEKRGETVEVGKRKPIVFAWKDEYKKDTIAKKKQFFNATDSITTTFNPYPNENDELYTMTVVGDTTVNKAFVKGQLIHTGTKIENIDVNGAKRIVGQVYFPTGEIVEGASTFVVTEDNKDEIAKKFPNETINVGDVMVQMPQGALQNKNGQFNDPKFAGVQNLEAKFYARPRTEKEFKEIVNKLNNGDEDGDYKFVETGADNQTIKFKGADVVVPKQGFDRYDHYNLLGNIKIKLDDTRHYDQSFGHKDDATGKVTDSNDRTYFDIAPDVEFDVNMYEPGEKGEKASSKIRYRNEEG from the coding sequence ATTGGGGTAAAATTCGATCCTAAAAAAGAACGTACCTATGCAGGGGTTACTGTCAATTCTTCAGGAAGTAATTTAAATATTAAACAAAAGTTTGGCGATCCTGAGTCTATTGAATCAGCTAAACCTGGCACAGAATTAGGTGTTGATAATCCACCTGTTTCTGATCAAGCAGAAGCAACGATGGATATCGATGTTAAAAGGAGTAAGATTGCATCTTTAGCGATTGCCGGAACAGAAAATGACCTTAAGCTTATCAATAGTATCAACCATGTTTATATAGAAAAAGATAAAGAAGATGCTGAAAAAAGAGGGGAAACCGTCGAAGTAGGCAAGCGTAAGCCTATAGTCTTTGCATGGAAAGATGAGTATAAGAAAGATACTATCGCTAAGAAAAAACAATTCTTTAACGCAACTGATTCTATAACAACGACCTTCAACCCTTATCCAAATGAAAATGACGAACTTTATACTATGACTGTTGTTGGTGACACAACAGTCAATAAAGCATTTGTTAAGGGACAATTGATTCATACCGGGACAAAGATTGAAAACATCGACGTAAACGGGGCAAAGCGTATCGTCGGTCAAGTCTACTTCCCAACTGGTGAAATTGTTGAAGGTGCATCTACCTTTGTTGTAACTGAAGACAATAAGGATGAAATTGCAAAGAAATTCCCAAATGAAACTATTAATGTCGGTGACGTTATGGTACAAATGCCACAAGGTGCTTTGCAAAACAAAAATGGTCAATTTAATGACCCAAAATTTGCGGGAGTTCAAAATCTTGAAGCTAAATTCTATGCTCGTCCTCGTACAGAGAAAGAATTTAAAGAGATTGTAAATAAGTTGAATAATGGCGACGAAGACGGCGATTATAAGTTTGTAGAAACTGGGGCAGACAATCAAACCATTAAATTTAAAGGTGCAGATGTTGTCGTTCCAAAGCAAGGCTTTGACCGCTACGACCACTACAACCTTCTTGGAAATATCAAGATTAAACTTGATGATACTCGTCACTATGATCAATCTTTTGGGCATAAAGACGATGCAACAGGAAAAGTGACAGATTCTAATGACCGTACTTACTTTGATATAGCTCCAGACGTTGAATTTGATGTCAACATGTATGAGCCTGGTGAAAAAGGAGAAAAAGCCTCATCAAAAATCAGATACAGAAATGAAGAAGGCTGA
- a CDS encoding G5 domain-containing protein yields the protein MKGDPTVKTIKGPKKQIIEVGDKDFEGEVSYEMEQPIPYEIEIQEDPELDLFEIKEVQLGSVKTCHTQKLKNGEAVGDLIDKKKEPQKRIIKIGTKPVTNTETQGSPC from the coding sequence GTGAAGGGCGATCCTACTGTTAAGACAATCAAAGGACCTAAGAAACAAATCATCGAAGTTGGGGACAAGGACTTTGAAGGTGAAGTTTCCTATGAAATGGAACAACCTATCCCTTATGAAATTGAAATCCAAGAAGATCCAGAGCTCGACCTCTTTGAAATTAAAGAAGTTCAACTAGGATCTGTCAAGACTTGCCATACTCAAAAACTAAAGAATGGTGAAGCTGTCGGCGATCTAATTGATAAAAAGAAAGAACCTCAAAAACGTATCATCAAGATTGGTACAAAACCTGTAACCAATACGGAAACGCAAGGAAGTCCCTGTTGA
- a CDS encoding G5 domain-containing protein, translating to MTYKYDDTKDKGTVEKGQYTPGKVETKITNVLNPKTGKIETKTEEVVTPGKQEIIVGSKDYTGVFTHDVTEEVPYEMEVIEDDTLEAGKEVVDQEGKAGSKTTTYTQAVKNGQADGDLKSKVKSETKPQKRIVRVGKKLTPNTCPLIPATETKVNKDILVEIEYVNDDKLEKGKVETGTLTTGKVKTKVGTKITEDTCKLPNAAENPTGTPGESEPPETPDQPDEVTTNYLENLN from the coding sequence GTGACCTACAAGTATGATGATACGAAGGATAAGGGTACGGTAGAAAAGGGACAATACACACCAGGCAAGGTGGAAACCAAGATTACTAACGTCCTCAATCCAAAGACGGGTAAGATTGAGACCAAGACCGAAGAAGTGGTAACTCCTGGTAAACAAGAAATCATCGTTGGCTCGAAGGACTACACGGGTGTATTCACTCACGATGTCACTGAGGAAGTTCCATATGAAATGGAAGTTATCGAAGACGATACCCTTGAAGCCGGTAAAGAGGTTGTTGATCAAGAAGGTAAAGCGGGTTCTAAGACCACGACTTACACCCAAGCGGTCAAGAATGGTCAAGCTGATGGTGACCTCAAGTCTAAAGTGAAATCTGAAACCAAACCTCAGAAGCGCATCGTAAGAGTAGGGAAGAAGCTCACGCCAAATACCTGTCCACTTATCCCAGCTACTGAAACCAAGGTCAATAAAGACATTCTAGTAGAAATTGAATATGTGAATGACGATAAGCTTGAAAAAGGCAAGGTCGAAACTGGCACATTGACCACAGGCAAGGTGAAAACCAAGGTCGGCACGAAGATCACCGAAGATACCTGCAAGTTGCCAAACGCAGCTGAAAATCCTACAGGTACGCCAGGCGAATCAGAACCTCCTGAAACGCCAGATCAACCTGATGAGGTGACAACAAACTATCTGGAAAATCTAAACTAG
- a CDS encoding LPXTG cell wall anchor domain-containing protein, with protein MEAKVPSQSSTGTIQRYLSEKKTTDKTMTSQDNTGGERKGIHASQKVKAMSSLPKTGSQNSQFLLLAAGLLLSGSIFSLKRNSKFRR; from the coding sequence TTGGAAGCGAAAGTCCCAAGCCAATCATCAACGGGGACAATCCAACGTTATCTATCAGAAAAGAAAACGACGGATAAGACAATGACGAGTCAGGATAATACAGGAGGAGAGAGAAAAGGCATTCACGCTTCTCAAAAAGTGAAAGCAATGAGTTCTTTACCGAAAACAGGTAGTCAAAATTCTCAATTTTTGTTATTGGCAGCAGGACTTCTTTTAAGTGGAAGTATATTTAGTTTAAAAAGAAATTCGAAATTTAGAAGATAA
- the yaaA gene encoding S4 domain-containing protein YaaA, protein MLDVIAIDTPYITLGQLLKALGYIQTGGQAKTYLMQYQVELNGQPENRRGKKLYPGDKIHFLAEDRAFEIQGASENKLDDGNVS, encoded by the coding sequence GTGCTTGATGTGATTGCTATTGATACGCCTTATATTACCCTAGGGCAGCTGTTAAAAGCATTGGGGTATATTCAAACAGGGGGGCAAGCCAAAACTTACTTAATGCAATATCAGGTTGAATTAAACGGACAACCTGAAAATCGACGTGGAAAAAAACTTTATCCAGGAGATAAAATTCATTTCTTAGCAGAAGACAGAGCTTTTGAAATTCAAGGAGCTAGCGAAAATAAGCTAGATGATGGGAATGTATCTTAA
- the recF gene encoding DNA replication/repair protein RecF (All proteins in this family for which functions are known are DNA-binding proteins that assist the filamentation of RecA onto DNA for the initiation of recombination or recombinational repair.) — protein MYLKNLKVKDFRNFREDKVEFSNKINVFIGKNAQGKTSLLEAIYMLSLARSHRTFKEKEVIRFQTDYAQISGEVFKNNRRTSLSLTLTKQGKIAKVNHLQKNKLSDYIGTFNVILFAPEDLNLVKGGPQERRLFIDRELSQLDLIYLRESNLYQKLLKQRNAYLKLLSKKEAKDRLYLEVLTEQLARSAARVSLARYDFIHRLESLAQPIHQQLANDNETLTLMYSGSVALQEEMDEEQVTELFLDKFKSYEEQEIANGVTAIGPQRDDIKLKINQKLVAQYGSQGQQRTTVLAIKLAEIEYIKQLLKEYPILLLDDVLSELDYHRQTQLLHFIENKVQTFLTTTSLKEVHVDQIENPRVFRIESGQVKAKE, from the coding sequence ATGTATCTTAAAAACTTAAAGGTCAAAGATTTTCGGAACTTTAGAGAGGATAAGGTTGAATTTTCCAATAAAATTAATGTTTTCATTGGGAAGAACGCGCAAGGAAAAACAAGCCTTTTAGAAGCTATCTATATGTTATCTTTAGCCCGATCTCATCGAACATTTAAGGAAAAAGAAGTGATTCGTTTTCAGACGGATTATGCACAAATTTCTGGAGAAGTTTTTAAGAATAATCGCCGAACTTCTCTGAGTTTGACTTTAACGAAACAAGGAAAGATCGCTAAAGTTAATCATCTTCAAAAGAATAAACTCAGTGATTATATAGGAACTTTTAATGTAATTTTATTTGCTCCAGAAGATTTAAATTTAGTGAAAGGTGGGCCTCAAGAGCGGCGCCTTTTTATTGATCGGGAGCTTTCTCAATTGGATCTTATCTATCTTAGAGAATCGAATCTTTATCAGAAGTTATTGAAGCAAAGAAATGCTTATCTGAAATTATTATCTAAAAAAGAAGCCAAAGATCGCTTGTACTTAGAAGTGTTGACCGAACAATTAGCTAGGTCTGCTGCACGTGTTTCTTTAGCAAGATATGATTTTATTCATCGTTTAGAATCCCTTGCTCAGCCTATTCATCAACAATTAGCAAACGATAATGAAACTTTAACATTAATGTATTCAGGTTCAGTTGCTTTACAAGAAGAGATGGATGAAGAGCAAGTGACGGAACTCTTTTTGGACAAATTTAAATCGTATGAAGAACAAGAAATTGCGAATGGGGTTACTGCGATAGGTCCTCAAAGGGATGATATCAAATTAAAAATCAATCAAAAATTAGTCGCTCAATACGGATCCCAAGGTCAGCAACGTACAACAGTATTAGCGATAAAATTGGCTGAGATTGAGTATATAAAGCAATTGTTAAAGGAATATCCGATTTTATTACTGGATGATGTATTAAGTGAATTAGATTATCATCGTCAAACGCAATTGCTACATTTTATTGAAAATAAAGTTCAAACTTTTTTGACCACTACGAGTTTGAAAGAGGTACACGTTGATCAAATTGAAAATCCTAGAGTGTTTCGAATTGAATCGGGACAGGTTAAGGCGAAGGAGTGA
- the gyrB gene encoding DNA topoisomerase (ATP-hydrolyzing) subunit B, translated as MLDNQEKQHNVEEPQDTQNHSKALSESAKSYDASQIQVLEGLEAVRKRPGMYIGSTGEPGLHHLVWEIVDNSIDEALAGFADKIDIKIEADESITVIDNGRGIPVDIQEKTGRPAVETVFTVLHAGGKFGGGGYKVSGGLHGVGASVVNALSEFLQVDVHRDGKIYHQEYKRGHIITELAVTGTTTHHGTVVNFKADPEIFKETTHYDFETLNRRIRELAFLNKGLHITLEDCRPNEDNQQVAYQYEGGIKEYIAYLNRNKEVLFDEPVYLEGQLEDIEVEVAFQYTNGFQSTFMSFANNIHTFEGGTHESGVKTALTRTINDYARSQNLLKEKDGNLTGEDVREGLTLIVSVRHPNPQFEGQTKMKLGNSEVRTITDRLFGQHLEKFLLETPSVARQIVDKGIVASKARQAAKRAREMTRKKSGLEISNLPGKLADCSSRVPEECEIFIVEGNSAGGSAKLGRDRHFQAILPIRGKILNVEKASMDRILANEEIRSLFTAMGTGWGNDFDVSKARYHKLVIMTDADVDGAHIRTLLLTLIYRYMKPLLDEGYIHIAVPPLYQVKQGKSVVYLDTDEELESYLKDLPEKPKPTIQRYKGLGEMDAEQLWETTMDPTKRRMLKVTVDDAKVADENISMLMGDLVAPRRQFIEENATYATIDL; from the coding sequence ATGTTAGATAATCAAGAAAAGCAGCATAATGTGGAAGAACCCCAAGATACTCAAAACCATTCAAAAGCTTTAAGTGAGTCCGCCAAGAGTTATGATGCTAGTCAAATTCAAGTGTTAGAAGGATTAGAAGCTGTCCGCAAACGCCCAGGGATGTATATTGGTTCTACTGGAGAACCTGGTTTACATCATCTGGTGTGGGAAATTGTCGATAATTCTATTGATGAAGCCTTAGCAGGTTTTGCAGATAAGATTGATATCAAAATAGAAGCTGATGAATCTATTACAGTTATTGATAATGGACGTGGAATTCCAGTGGATATCCAAGAAAAAACAGGCCGTCCAGCAGTTGAAACTGTTTTTACAGTTCTTCATGCAGGAGGGAAGTTTGGCGGTGGCGGTTATAAAGTGTCTGGAGGACTCCATGGCGTGGGAGCTTCGGTCGTTAATGCCCTTTCTGAATTCCTTCAAGTAGATGTTCATCGAGACGGAAAGATCTATCATCAAGAATATAAACGTGGTCATATTATTACAGAATTAGCGGTTACAGGAACAACTACTCATCATGGAACGGTTGTTAATTTTAAAGCAGATCCAGAAATCTTTAAAGAAACGACGCATTATGATTTTGAAACACTTAATCGTCGAATTCGGGAACTTGCTTTCTTAAATAAAGGTTTGCATATTACTTTAGAAGATTGTCGACCAAATGAAGATAATCAACAAGTTGCTTATCAGTATGAAGGTGGGATCAAAGAATACATCGCCTACCTGAATCGAAATAAAGAGGTTCTTTTTGACGAACCGGTATATTTAGAAGGACAATTAGAAGATATTGAGGTTGAAGTTGCCTTCCAATATACTAATGGCTTCCAATCGACTTTTATGTCTTTTGCGAATAACATTCATACCTTTGAAGGCGGAACCCATGAATCAGGAGTAAAGACAGCTCTAACACGAACAATTAATGACTATGCGCGAAGTCAAAATTTATTAAAAGAAAAAGATGGTAATCTGACAGGGGAAGATGTCAGAGAAGGTTTGACATTAATTGTTTCTGTTCGTCATCCTAATCCGCAGTTTGAAGGTCAAACGAAGATGAAATTAGGAAATTCTGAAGTGAGAACGATTACTGATCGCTTGTTTGGGCAGCACTTGGAAAAATTTTTATTGGAAACGCCATCTGTTGCTCGACAAATTGTTGATAAGGGAATTGTTGCTTCAAAAGCTCGTCAAGCCGCAAAACGAGCTCGTGAAATGACACGGAAGAAATCAGGATTGGAAATTTCCAATTTACCTGGTAAATTGGCGGATTGTTCGAGCAGAGTCCCAGAAGAATGCGAAATTTTTATTGTCGAAGGGAATTCTGCGGGTGGTTCTGCTAAATTAGGAAGAGATCGGCATTTTCAAGCGATTTTACCGATTCGTGGGAAAATTTTAAATGTTGAAAAAGCCTCCATGGATCGTATTTTGGCGAATGAAGAGATTCGTTCTCTCTTTACAGCTATGGGAACCGGATGGGGGAATGACTTTGATGTAAGCAAAGCACGTTACCATAAACTCGTTATTATGACCGATGCCGATGTCGATGGTGCCCATATTCGAACGTTACTCCTAACGTTAATTTATCGTTATATGAAGCCTTTGTTAGATGAAGGTTATATTCATATTGCTGTCCCTCCTCTTTACCAAGTGAAGCAAGGAAAATCTGTGGTCTACTTAGATACAGATGAAGAGTTGGAATCGTATCTTAAAGATTTACCAGAAAAGCCAAAACCTACTATTCAACGGTACAAAGGGCTTGGAGAAATGGATGCTGAGCAGTTATGGGAAACAACAATGGATCCTACGAAGAGGCGTATGTTAAAAGTGACTGTTGATGATGCGAAAGTAGCTGATGAAAATATTTCGATGTTGATGGGAGATTTAGTAGCTCCTCGGCGGCAATTTATCGAAGAGAATGCTACTTATGCTACCATTGATTTGTAG